The Rhodanobacter sp. LX-99 genome segment TGCAGGCGGCGGATTCGGACGCGATGGCGCGCTCGCTGGAAGCCGGCGAGCGCGTGGTGCTGGACGAGGTCGGCCTGTTCGCCGACGGCACCGCGGTGAAGCAGGTCGGCGCGCTCACTTTCGCGTTGTGCCGGCAGCACGTGGACGCGATGCTGCGGGTGGACACCGACGCGATCTGCGCCGCGATCCGCGACATCTACCGGGACACCCGCAGCGTGCCGGAACCGTCCGGCGCACTGGCGCTGGCCGGACTGAAGCAGTACGTCGCCGCACACGGCGCCGGCGACGGCGCGCTGGTCGCGATCGTCTCCGGCGCGAACATGAATTTCGACCGCCTGCGCTTCGTCGCCGAACGCGCCGAGGTCGGCGAGCAGCGCGAGGCGGTGTTCGCGGTGACCATCCCGGAGGAGCGCGGCAGCTTCCGCCGCTTCTGCTCCGCACTGGGCCGGCACGCCATCACCGAGTTCAACTACCGCATCGGCGATGCGCGCTCCGCGCACCTCTTCGTGGGCGTGCAGATCGCCAGCCGCGACGAGCGCGAAGCGCTGATCGCCGCGTTCCGCGCACAGCGGTTCGACGTGCTCGACCTCACCGACGACGAGCTGGCCAAACTGCACCTGCGCCACATGATCGGCGGCCGCTCGCCGCTGGCGCAGGACGAGCTGCTGTACCGCTTCGAATTTCCCGAACGCCCCGGCGCGCTGACCCGCTTCCTCGGCCAGCTGCATCCGGACTGGAACGTCAGCCTGTTCCATTACCGCAACCATGGCGCCGACCACGGCCGCATCCTGGTCGGCATCCAGGTGCCGGCGGCCGAACAGCCGCTGTTCCGGCGCTTCCTCGCCACGCTGGGCTACCCGTGGGTTGACGAGAGCGCACACCCGGCCTACCGACTGCTGCTGCGCAGCTGACGGCTCAGAACAGGTCGATGCTTCCCGCCGCCATCCCGCGTCCCAGCAGACCGCACGCACTCAGGTTCTCGTAGCCGTAGGTGCCGTTGCGGCCATGCTGCTTCGCGAAGTAGAGCGCCTTGTCGGCACGGTCCAGCGCACTCGCCGGGTAATCGTGGCGGCCGACGCCGGCATAGCCAATGCTGACGGTGACGCTGCCCACCTGCGGAAACACGTGCTCGGCGATGCGCCGGCGAAAACGCTCCAGCGCGGCGTGCACGGTGGCCTGCCCGGTTGCGCCGAACAGGATCACGAACTCCTCGCCGCCGAAGCGGAACAGCACGTCGCCGCGGCGGAAACAGGCGCGCATCTGCTGGGCCAGCAGCAGGATCACCTCGTCGCCATAGATATGGCCGTAATTGTCGTTGATGCGCTTGAAGTGGTCGATGTCGAGGATTGCCAGCCACACCTGCGGCGGCTCATCGGCAGGTCCGCCGGCCAAGGCAGCATTGCGCAGTGCCTGTTCGCGCTGGTGCAACAACCGTTGCAGCTGGCGCTCTAGGCTGCGCCGGTTGTACAGGCCGGTCAGCTTGTCGCGCTCGCTTTCATGGAGCAGGCCGGTGTAGTTGGCATAGATGCGGGCGAACCCGTCGGCGAGCGGCCGACTGGCGGCTGGCGGCATGTCGCTGTCCAGCTGCAGCGCACCGATCGCGCGGCCGTCGCGCAGGATCGGCACGACCAGCCGGTACACGCTTTGCACCCTTTCCGTCTGCACTTCCAGCCGGTGCATGCAGCGATGCAGCAGCTTCAGCGCCGGATCGACCCGATCCGGATCGTCCGCCTGCAGCTGATAGGCGCCCTGCGCGTCCGGCATGCAGCGCACGATGCTTTCCACGTACGCGCCGTCGAGCGCCCGCTTGGCCAGGACCACCCGGTGCGCCGAAGTCAGTTCGGCCAGCGAAAGCACCAGGCTGTGGTCGAGCGCGGCGATGTCGCGGTGGTGGGTGAACGAGGCCACCGAATCGAGCAGGCGCGAATGCACGAACGATTCCGCCACCGCCGGCGTGGACATGGCGGCAGCGCCGTCGTCGGCAGCGGTCGCATCGCGCGACAGAACGGAGTCCTTTTCGGTGGTTTCGTATCCGGCCATCAACGTTCCAGACACCGGCGGCCCCGGGCTTCGTACGGCGCATGCTTGGCGTTACCCCGAATGGTTCGCCCATAGGCCATATCGGCTGCCGGGCGGCGGACTTTAGCCGGCCAGTGATCCACCGCGCGGTTCGAAGCGGCATGGCGCGCTAGACTTCCGCGTATGGCTCCCCCATCCCGCAAGAAGCACCCGCGGCGCAGCGCCGCGCCTGCGTCCGCCGCCCGGCCACGGCCCGGCCCGGCGAAAGCCGCCGCCAAACCGGTGCGCCCGGCCGACAGCTCGACCCGCGCCATGCGGGTACTGGACTGGCTGCTGCAGAAACTGCCGACGCGTCATCGCGAGAAAGCCCGGGACTACCTGGTGCTGACCCGGATGGATCGCCCGATCGGCGCGTTGCTGCTGCTGTGGCCGACCTGGTGGGCGCTGTGGCTGGCGGCCGGCGACTTCCCGCCGTGGAAGCTGCTGCTCGTCTTCACCCTCGGCGTGTTCGCGATGCGCGCGGCCGGCTGCGCCATCAACGACTACGCCGACCGCAAGCTCGATCCGCTGGTGGCGCGCACCGCCGGCCGGCCGATCGCTTCCGGGCGGGTGACGCCGCGCGAGGCGCTGCTCGTGTTCGCCGCGCTGCTGGCGTTCGCGTTCGTGCTGGTGCTGTTCACCAACAGGCTGACCATCCAGCTGTCGTTCGCCGGCGCCGCGCTGGCGGCGATCTATCCGTTCACCAAGCGCTGGACCTACCTGCCGCAAGTGGTGCTGGGCGCCGCGTTCGGCTGGTCGATCCCGATGGCGTTCGCGGCGGTGGCCGGCACGGTGCCGCCGGTGGGCTGGCTGCTGTTCATCGGCAACATCCTGTGGTCGGTGATCTACGACACCGAGTACGCGATGGTCGACCGCGACGACGACCTCAAGGCCGGCGCGAAGTCCACCGCGATCCTGTTCGGCGACGCCGACGTGCCGATCCTCGGCATGCTGATGGGCACCTTCCTGCTGGCCATGCTGTTCGTCGGCCAGCGCGCCGGGCTCGGCTGGCCGTACTGGCTGGCCCTGCTGACCGCCGCCGGCCTGTTCGGCTACCAGCTGTGGCTGATCCGCGACCGCCTCCGCGACGCCTGCCTCGCCGCGTTCCGCCACAACAACTGGCTGGGCCTGGCGGTGTGGATCGGCATCGTGCTGGCGCTGGCGCTGCGCTAGCAACGCACCGGGTACCGTCACCCGCGCGGCGACGGCGCGCGCGCCAGCGCCCACACGTCCACCCGCTGCACACCGGCGCGGCGCAGCACGCGGGCGCATTCGGCCAGGGTGGCGCCGGTGGTCATCACGTCGTCGAGGATCGCCACGTGCGCGGGCAGCGCAACGCCTTCGCGCACGGCGAACGCACCGTGCACGTTGCGGCGGCGGGCGATCGCGTCGAGTTCGGTCTGCGCCGCGGTGGAGCGCCGGCGCAGCAGCGCGTCGTGGCACAGCGGCACGCCGGCCGCGCGCGCCAGCGGGCGGGCCAGCTCCAGTGCCTGGTTGTAGCCGCGCCGGCGCAGCCGGCTGCGATGCAGCGGCACGCTCAGCAGCAGCTGCGGCAACCGGATCGGGCACGGTTCGCGCTGCCACAGCATCGACAGCACGCGGCCGGCGGCGAGGTCGGCGCCGAACTTGTAGCGCGACTCCAGCCGATCCAGCGGCCAGCCGTAGCGGAATGGCGCCCATGCCGCATCCCACGGCGGCAGGCGGCGCTGGCACTCGCCGCACAGTGCCGCCGGCGTGGCCAGCGGCAGCGCGCAGCGCGCGCAGCAACTGCGGTTGCGCGGCAGCTCGGCCGCGCAGCTGGCGCACAGGTCGACGCCGTCGGCGCCGGGCGCACCGCACAGCAGACAGCGCAAGGGCAGCACGAAACGCCGCAGCCGCCGCCATGGAGTGAGCAGTGCGTCCATGCGGATGCCCTGCTCAGCGGGCCGGCTTGTACAACGCCGCGTCGAGGATCGACCACAAGTGAACCAGCCAACCGAGCCACACGATCCACAACACGGCCGCCAGCACGAACATGACGATCGCCTTCAGCAATCGTCCCTGCACCAGCTGGCCCAGCCCGGGGATGAAGAAACTGCAGATCGCCGCGAGCACGTTGCCGGTACTGCCTTGCCCTTCGCTCATCCCGCTGCGCTCCCCGATCAGGTGATCCCACTGAGCTGGCGATGGTAGCGGCAGAAATGCATCCGCGTCGCGTCAACCATTCGTGCAAGTATCGAGTTGACACGTTCCGGAGCGGCTTCCACACTCTCGCGATTCTCGTCAGGGAGTTGCCGTTCCATGGCCGACATCGCCATCCGCCACGACTGGAGCCGCGCCGAGGTGGCCGCGCTGTTCGCGCTGCCGTTCAACGAGCTGCTGCATCGCGCGCATACGGTGCACCGCGAGCACCACGACCCGAACGCAGTGCAGGTGTCGACCCTGCTGTCGATCAAGACCGGCGGCTGTCCCGAGGATTGCGCCTACTGCCCGCAGGCGGCGCGCTACGACACCGGCGTGGCCGCGCAGAAGCTGATGGACATCGACGCCGTGCTGGAACGCGCCCGCGCCGCCAAGGCCGCCGGCGCCAGCCGTTTCTGCATGGGCGCGGCCTGGCGCGGCCCGAAGGACCGCGACATTCCGAAAGTCGCCGCGATCGTGCGCGCGGTGAAGGAGCTGGGCCTGGAAACCTGCGCCACCCTGGGCCTGCTCGGCGACGGCCATGCACAGGCATTGAAGGACGCCGGCCTCGACTACTACAACCACAACATCGACACCGCGCCGGAGTTCTACGGCGAGATCATCCACACCCGCGAATACCGCAACCGCCTGGAAACCCTGGAGCAGGTGCGCGACGCCGGCCTGAAGACCTGCTGCGGCGGCATCGTCGGCATGGGCGAGACGCGCGAGCAGCGCGCCGGCCTGCTGCAGGCGCTGGCCAACCTGCCCGAACACCCGCAATCGGTGCCGATCAACCGGCTGGTGCCGGTGCCCGGCACGCCGCTGGGCGACGCCGAGCCGCTCGACCCGTTCGAATTCGTGCGCGTGATCGCGGTGGCACGCATCCTGATGCCGTTGTCGATCGTGCGCCTGTCCGCCGGCCGCCAGCAGATGGACGATGCGGTGCAGGCACTGTGCTTCTTCGCCGGCGCCGGCTCGATCTTCTACGGCGAGAAACTGCTGACCACCGGCAACCCGGACGTGGAGGCGGACCGCGCGCTGTTCCGCCGGCTCGACCTGCATCCGCTGGAAGTCGTCGAGCAGGCCGGCACGGCGCACGCCGACATCCTCGAAAGCGGCACTGCCGGCTGCGGACAAGGCTGTGGCTGCAGTGCGGCGGCCTGACCTGCTCGAACGCATGGCCGTCCAGACGGCCGAACGTTCCCGCACCAACCTGTTGCGCCGGCTGCGCACGATCGACCACGCCGACGGCCCGTGGCTGGAAAGCGGCAGCCAGCGCCTGCTGTCGTTCTGCAGCAACGACTACCTCGGCCTGGCGCAGCACCCGCAGCTGATCGACGCGCTCACCCGCGCGGCGCGCGAGGAAGGCGTGGGCAGCACGTCGGCGCACCTGATCTGCGGCCACCGCACCGCGCACGCGGAACTGGAAGAGGCGCTGGCCGCCTGGACCGGACGCGAGCGCGCGCTGCTGTTCTCCACCGGCTACATGGCCAACCTCGGCGTGCTGCAGGCGCTGCTGGCGCGCGGCGCCCCCGGATCGAGTCCGGAGCAGGCGTTGTGCGTTCAGGACAAGCTCAACCATGCCTGCCTGCTCGATGGCGCCAGGCTCAGCGGCGCCGAACTGAAGCGTTACCCGCACGCCGACGTGGCCGCCGCGGCGCGCCAGCTGGCGGCGCATCCCACTGCGGCCGCGCTGCTGGCCACTGACGGCGTGTTCAGCATGGACGGCGACGTCGCGCCGCTGCGCGAGCTGGCGCAGCTGTGCGCACGCGAACGCGCCACCTTCATGGTCGACGACGCGCACGGCCTCGGCGTGTTCGGCGCGCACGGCGCCGGCAGCCTCAGCGCCGCGAACCTGGGCCAGGACGACGTGCCGCTGCTGATGGCCACGCTGGGCAAGGCGCTCGGCTGCAGCGGCGCCTTCGTCGCCGGCCCGGCCGCGCTGATCGACGGGCTGGTGCAGTTCGCGCGCCCGTACATCTACACCACCGCGATGCCGCCGGCGCTGGCCGCCGCCGCGCTCGAGGCGGTGCAATTGGCGCAGTCCGAAGGATGGCGGCGCGAAAAGCTCGCCGCGCTGATCACCCGCTTCCGCCGCGGTGCCGCCGAACTCGGCCTGCCGCTGGCGGCGTCGGCCAGCGCGATCCAGCCGTTGCTGCTGGGCAGCGCCGACGCCGCGCTGGCCGCAGCGCAGGCACTCGAACGACAAGGCCTGCTGGTGACCGCGATCCGCCCGCCGACCGTGCCCTCCGGCCAGGCACGGCTGCGCATCACGCTGTCGGCGGCGCACGAGGAAGCCCACGTCGACCGGCTGCTGGGCGCGCTGGAAACACTGCGTCCGACCGCACCGCGCAAGGCTCCCTCGGGCGACCACGTATAATCGCCGCCTGCTCTGCCGATTCCCCCGCATGTCGATCGTCAACATCTCCGCCTACAAGTTCATCAGCCTGGACGACCTGCCCGCGCTGCGCGAGCGGCTGTCCGCGCGTTGCGAAGCGCTGGCGCTGAAAGGCACGATCCTGCTCGCGCCGGAAGGCATCAACCTGTTCCTCGCCGGCAGCCGGTCTCAGATCGACGGCTTCATGGCCACGCTGCACGGCGACCCGCGCTTCGCCGATGTCGCGCCGAAGGAGTCGTTGTCCGACGCGGTGCCGTTCGGCCGCCTGCGCGTGCGCCTGAAGCGCGAGATCATCACCATGCGCCTGCCCGCGATCCGCCCCGAAGGCGGCCGCGCGCCGGCGGTGGATGCCGCCACCCTGCAACGCTGGCTGGACCAGGGCCACGACGACGATGGCCGCGAAGTGCTGCTGCTGGACACGCGCAACGACTACGAGACCGATGCCGGCAAGTTCCCGCAGGCGGTCGACTATCGCCTCGCCAGCTTCACCGGTTTCCCCGCCGCGATCGCCGCCGACCGCGCACGCTACGCGGGCAAGACCGTCGTTTCGTACTGCACCGGCGGCATCCGCTGCGAGAAGGCCGCGCTGCACATGCAGGAGCTCGGCATGCAGCACGTCTACCAGCTCGACGGCGGCATCCTGAAGTACCTCGAACAGACCGACGGCGCGCATTGGCAAGGCGACTGCTTCGTGTTCGACGGGCGTGGCGCGGTGGACAAACGACTGCTGCCCGCGCAGGACGCCGGCGTATGAGCCTGTACGTCGACCGGCGCGGCCGCGGCCCGCTGCCGCTGGTGCTGCTGCACGGCTGGGCCATGCACGGCGGCGTGCTGGCGCCGCTGGTCGAGGCGCTGGAAGACCAGTGCACGATGTACGTGGTCGACCTGCCCGGCCACGGCCGCTCGCGCGACTGCCGGCTGCCGCTGGAACCGCGCGCCTGCGCCGCGGCGATCGCCAAGGTCACGCCGCCGGCGCTCTGGCTGGGCTGGTCGCTGGGCGGCACCATCGCGCTGACCGCCGCGCTGGAGCTGCCGCGACAGGTGCGCGGGCTGGCGATGCTGTGCGCCACGCCGAAGTTCGTGCGCGACGCCGGCTGGCCGCACGGCGCCGACGGCCCGCTGGTGCACCAGCTGGCCAGCGACCTCGAAACCGACTACCACGCCACCATCGAACGCTTTCTGGCGCTGGAGGCAATGGGCAGCGCCGACCCGCGCGGCGAACTGCGCCACCTGCGCGAGCTGGTGTTCGCCCGCGGCGAGCCCGACCTGCGCGTGCTGCGGGAAGGCATCCGCATCCTGGAAACCAGCGACCGCCGCGCCGGCCTGCCCGACCTCGCCGTGCCCAGCGCCTGGATCAGCGGCCGCCGCGACCGGCTGGTGCCGCCGCAGGCGATGCAATGGTCGGCCAGCCAATGCGGCGGCAGCTACGACGAAATCCAGCAAGCCGGCCACGCGCCGTTCTTCGGCCACGCCGACGCGGTGGCGCAGGCGCTGCAGCCGCTGCTGGCGCCCACCCAACTTGAGCAGGCGCGATGAGCGACTTCCAACTCGACCCCAAACAGGTGCGCCGCCACTTCGGCCGTGCCGCCACCAGCTACGAAAAGCACGACGCGCTGCAGCGCGAGGTGGGCGATGCCCTGCTCGAACGACTGGGCTTCTATCTGGAAACCCCGCAGCGCGTGGTCGACGTCGGCGCCGGTACCGGCCGCGGCACCGCGCTGCTGAAGCAGCGCTACCCCAAGGCCGAGGTGATCGCGCTCGACCTGGCGCTGCCGATGCTGCGCGCGGCGAAACAGCACAACAGCTGGCTGAAGCCGTTCATGCGCGTGTGCGCCGAAGCCACCCACCTGCCGCTGGCCGACCACAGCGTCGACGTGCTGTATTCCAACCTGTGCTTCCAGTGGGTCGACGACCTGCCCGCGCTGTTCGGCGAATGCATGCGCGTGCTGAAGCCCGGCGGCTTCATGGCGTTCTCCAGTTTCGGCCCGGACACCTTGAAGGAATTGCGCGCAGCCTGGGCCGAGGCCGACCAGCAACCGCACGTGGGCCGCTTCCTCGACATGCACGACGTCGGCGACGCGATGCTCAACGCCGGCCTGCGCGACCCCGTGCTGGACGTGTTCCGCTACACCCTGACCTACAGCGAACCGCGCAAGCTGCTGGAAGAACTGCAAGGCCTCGGCGCCACCAACGCCGACCGCGCACGCGCACGCGGCCTCACCGGCAAAGGGCGCTACCGGCGCATGCTGGCCGCCTACGAAGCCATGCGCATGGACGGACGCATCCCGGCCAGCTGGGAAGTGGTCAGCGCGCACGCCTGGGGCCCGCCGGTCGGCCAGCCGCGCCGCGTGCCCGGCGGCGAAATCGCCAGCTTCTCGATCGACTCGCTGCGCGGCTCGCGGCGGCGCTGAGCACGCCGACAGGGTGCAGTCAGCGTCCCGGCGTATAGGACGCGGGCAACATCACGGTGCGGCTGATGTAGTCGTCGCTGGCCAGCACGCGGTCCAGCCGGGTGTTCACGCCGACCATGTGCTGGACCTGTTTCGAGACGTGCGGTTTGGGCTTGGCGGTGAGCATGTCGTACACCCGGTCGCTGGCCGCATCGGCAACCTTGTCCATGACCATGCCTGCCCCGACCTTGGTGACGATTTCCGCTGCCATCGGGGCCGCCACCAGCCTGGTCGCGAGCGGCATGGCGAGCTTTTCCAGCCGGTCGCCCAGCGGGAGGGCCGACACGCCGAGGCCGACGACCGTGGAAGTCAGCGACTTGCCCAGGCTGTCGCCCTTGGCCACGCCAACGGCGAAAGTCGAGAACGCATTCAGCGGCGTGGTGATCATCAGCAGCACCGGCTTGCTGATCGCGGCGCCGCCGGGAGTGAGCTTGGGCATGATCGGGATGGCGCTGACCATGAAGGTCGCGGTGGCCTGCAGCAGGCCGGCGCCGATGCTGCCCGCGTCGCTCCAGGAAGTGCCCTTCGACAGCACCGAATCCTCATACGCAGCCAGTCCCTTCAGGCCCGAGCCCATCGCGGTGACACCGAGGCCGCCCGCGGCCGACATGGAAAGCCAGCCGCCGGTGCCGGCCGCCGTCGCAGCGCCGGCAGCGCCGACACCGGCCGCCCCCGCGGCCGCTCCCGCCGTCGCAACCGATGCGGCAACCAGCAACACCGCCGCCGCGCCGTCGCGTACATACCTCGACACGGTCGCCGCGCCGCCGAAGAAGCTGACGTGGTTCTCGATGCTGCTGGCGTTGTCGCGTGCCACCCGGCGTTTCGTCTCGGCGAGCCTGCCGGTGTACAGGTCCAGTTCGTCTTTCATCTGTACCAGCTGGTTGAAGACGCTCACCCCATCCTGCAGCGATGCTCGGGTGAGCAAGTCGTAGGTTTGTTCGGCGCGATGGACCTTTTCCGCATGGAAGTTGCCGAAGTCGATCTCGACGTTGTTGATGTGCGGGCCCATCGAGTACCAGGGCGTCTTCTCGGGCACTACATGGGCCCGCTCGTCCATGAGCTGCGCGTAGGCATACTGCTGGCACAGCAGCCACAGCCCCTCCTGCTGCAGGAACCACTCCTGCCGGCGGGCATCGGCGAATTTCATCCAGGTCATGGCGGACGGCTCCCTTGCGAACGGCCCGCACCGCCACCCGGCGGGCGTCGATGCAGTCGGTGGCCATGCTAGGCAACGGCTGCGCCGGCCGTCACGTCACGAAACGTTACGCAGCCTCACGAAACCTCACATGCCGCCTCGCCCGCTTTGCGAAGGCCCAGCCGGCTGCGGGCAAGCCATGTGGCGTCGAGGCCGCGGTGCGATCTCCGGAACGAAAAGGCTCCGTGCGAATGCACGGAGCCGGAGGACCGAGAGGCTTCACGCAGGCCTCAAAACCGATGCGAGGCCATGGGATGCTTCTTCAGAAACTGTATTTCAGCGACGCACCCGCGCCGTAATCCGGACTGCCGTCGGCGAAGCCGGCGAGGGCGTAGGCCTGCACGCGCAGGCTGTCGTTGAACTTGTGGTTCCAGTAGCCGGCGATCTCGCTCTGCGCGGCACCGGTGTCGGCGATCCGCTCGCGATAGTAATAGTAGGCGCCGATGTTGTTGCTGGAATCGAGCTTGTAGTCGGCGCCGATGTTCGCGTTGAAGCCGTTCTTCAGCTGGATGTACTGCGAGCTGCCGTACTTCATCCAGCCCACGCCGCCGAATGCGGTCCAGGCGCCGCTGACCTTGTAGGTATCCAGCGAGAGGCCGTAGTCGTTCTTGCCGGTACCCAGACCCTTGTTCTCGTCGGCGGTGCCGAATTTCACCTTGCCGGTGAGATCCAGGCCGAACGTGCGGTCGGCACTCCCGAACAGCTCGTAGCCGGCCGACGCCGTGACGTCGCCCAGGCCTGAGGCGGAACCGCTGGTAGTGGTTGGCGTGGGAGTTGCCCCACCGTTGCCATGGCCGCGCCCCTTCGGGTTGCCGTTCTTCACCTTGCCCACGCCGGGAATCACGTCGCCCGCGCCGCTGATGTTGATGTACGGCACGGTGAGCTTGAACGTCCAGCGATCGGTCTGGTACGCCGCCGCCACCGGTACCGACCAGATGTCGGTGGTGGTGTCGGTGCCGTACTTGCCGCTGCTGTAATCGGCACCCGCCGAAAGGCTGAACCGGCCGTTGTCCGTCGTGGCGGCGTGGGCCGCCGGCGCACCGATCAGCAGCATTCCGCCGACGATCATCCAGTGTTGTGGGTTGCGCATGAAAGGTTTCCTTGCTTAAAAGAGGATGGCAGCAGGCCCGGCATCACACCGGGCCTGCTGGGACTACCGCATGGGATGAAACCGGACTCAGCCGCCCGGGCGACCCGCATGGTCGGGATGGTCGGGGCGTTCGGGACGCTCGGGACGATCCGGCCGGCTCGGACGATCAGGGCGATCGACCTTGGCCACATGCTCGGGCTTGCTTGGACGATCGACGCCATGCGCCTTCGCCAGCTCGACTTTTTCCACATGAACATGCGCATGTCCGTTAGCGGCGGCGCTGCCGACGGCCTTCGGCGAGCGCATCACGTCGCCCAGCTTGAAACCGTCGGCCTTGGCAATCTGTCCCCAGCCCTCGCCGGCGGCGCGCTGGGTCAGCACGCCGTTCAGATCGATGCTGGTGCCGTCGGCGAGAACCAGCGTACCGCCGTTCAGCGCGGCGGCCAGTTCGGCAGCGGTCGGGTCGGTGATACCGCTCTTGGCGAGAGACGCCTCGGCCAGCGACAGCGCGATCTTCACGTTGCCGTAGCCCATCTTGCCTGTGGCAGGCGTGAACGTGGTGCTCGTCGTGGTCGTGGTGCCATCGGCATTCGTGGTCACGTCGTCAAGCGTGATCGCGGTGCCGTCGCGCAGCCCGGTGACCAGCGCCTGTGAATTGGTATCCGAACCGGCGAACTCGGCGAACTCGGTGCTCAGCCGGGTCGACTCGTGATTGGTGGTGCTGGCGGAAACGGACGTATCGGATGGCGTGGCGGTCTGCGCCATCACCGGTGCGACGGACAGTGCACCGAGTACCGCGATGCAAATCAGCGTGGACTTGAAATGCTGGGATTTCATGGGATGGCTCCGAAGGATGCAACGATGGCGGAATGCCTGGCGAGACGACGCGACGTGTTTCTTCCATGCCCCCTGTGTCCATTCACATGCAGCGACGTCTCCGCGCGCATCTTTGCGCTACGCATGAACGGCACACAAGCGGCGACGACGCGTCCGTTCAGCATGCATTTCACGCGCTGAACGATGGCCACCCTTGTTTCGCTCGATTGTGTGAACGGCTCGACATTTGCGGCACTTCGCCGCCCCGCAGGCGCAAATCGAAACTTCTTGCTCCGCTGTCTGCCTAGCGCTGCTCGCCGTACCGGAAACAACCGACGAGGTGATCGTTGACCATGCCGGTCGCCTGCAGCAGCGAATAGCAGATGGTGGTGCCGACGAAACGGAAGCCACGTTTCTTCAGCGCCTTGCTCATGCGGTCGGACAATGCCGTGCTGGCCGGCACCTCGCCCTGGCTGCGCCAGTGGTTGCGCAGCGGCTTGCCGTCGACGAACGACCACAGATAGACGTCCAGACTGCCGAACTCCGCAATCACGTCGAGAGCGGCGATGGCGTTGTCGCGGGCGGCGGAAACCTTCAGCCGGTTGCGGATGATGCCCGGGTCGCGCAGCAGCTTTTCCAGTTCGCGGCCGGTCATGGCGGCGACGCGGGAGATATCGAACTGGTGGAAGGCCTTGCGGTAGTTGTCGCGCTTGGCCAGCACGGTGCGCCAGGACAGGCCGGCCTGGGCGCCTTCGAGGCACAGGAACTCGAACAGCGCGCGGTCGTCGTGCAGCGGCACGCCCCATTCGGTGTCGTGGTAGTCGCGCATCAGCGGGTCGCCGTTGGCGGCCCAGTGGCAACGTGATGGTTCGGCGGTCTTGGTCATGATGGCGGATGGTCGTACGGTGCCGCACAACGTAACCGACCCCGCTAGACTTGTCGCCCCGTCCTGCTCCGGTTTCCCATGTCGCCCTCGCCATCACGCGGCGCGCTGTCCGCGCTGCTCGCCACCATCCTTATCTGGGCCTACAGCTGGGTGGTGATGAAACAGGTGCTGGCGTATGCCGGGCCGTTCCACTTCGCCGCGTTGCGCTACCTGCTCGGCGCCGCCGTGCTGTTCGCCGCGCTGCTGCTGTCGCGGCAATCGCTGCGGCCGCCGCCGTTGCTGCCCACGCTGCTGATCGGCCTGTGCCAGACCGCCGCGTTCCAGGGGCTGGAGCAATGGGCGCTGATCGACGGCGGCGCCGGCCACGTCGCGCTGCTCGCCTACACCATGCCGTTCTGGGCAGTGCTGCTGGCGTGGCTGCTGCTGGGCGACCGCCCGACTGCGCGGCACTGGCTGGGGCTGGCGCTGGCGGCACTTGGGCTTCTGTGCATCATCGAGCCGTGGCACGACATGGGCAGCATCGTGAGCACCACGCTGGCGATCGCCGGCGGCGCCGCCTGGGCGGCCGGTACCGTGCTCAGCAAGCGCATGTTCCTGCGGCATGCGCCCTCGGTGCTCAACCTCACCGCGTGGCAGATGCTGCTGGGCGGCATGGCGCTCGGCCTCCTCGCGCTGGCGCTGCCGGAGCGTGCGATCGAATGGAACTGGGCCTTCATCGGCGGGCTGACCTACAGCGTGCTGCTGGCCTCCAGCCTGGCCTGGTGGCTGTGGTCGATCGTGCTGCAGCGGCTGCCAACCACGGTGGCCAGCGTGTCCAGCCTCGGCGTGCCGATCGTCAGCGTGCTGCTGGCCTGGCTGATCCTGCACGAGCAGCCGTCGGCGATGGAACTGGTCGGCATCGTGTTCG includes the following:
- the ilvA gene encoding threonine ammonia-lyase, biosynthetic, which gives rise to MNAVAPQLTDGDAAASGDLLARIRAARVYEVAHASALEAAPLLGARLGQSVLLKREDQQPVFSFKLRGAYNRMVQLDAAQRARGVVAASAGNHAQGVALAAAKLGIRATIVMPVTAPQLKVDAVRRFGGALVDVVLAGDSYSDAQAAAAQLQAERGAVFVHPFDDPAVIAGQGTIALEILRQHPGPLQALFVPVGGGGLLAGVAACIKALRPEVKVIGVQAADSDAMARSLEAGERVVLDEVGLFADGTAVKQVGALTFALCRQHVDAMLRVDTDAICAAIRDIYRDTRSVPEPSGALALAGLKQYVAAHGAGDGALVAIVSGANMNFDRLRFVAERAEVGEQREAVFAVTIPEERGSFRRFCSALGRHAITEFNYRIGDARSAHLFVGVQIASRDEREALIAAFRAQRFDVLDLTDDELAKLHLRHMIGGRSPLAQDELLYRFEFPERPGALTRFLGQLHPDWNVSLFHYRNHGADHGRILVGIQVPAAEQPLFRRFLATLGYPWVDESAHPAYRLLLRS
- a CDS encoding GGDEF domain-containing protein encodes the protein MAGYETTEKDSVLSRDATAADDGAAAMSTPAVAESFVHSRLLDSVASFTHHRDIAALDHSLVLSLAELTSAHRVVLAKRALDGAYVESIVRCMPDAQGAYQLQADDPDRVDPALKLLHRCMHRLEVQTERVQSVYRLVVPILRDGRAIGALQLDSDMPPAASRPLADGFARIYANYTGLLHESERDKLTGLYNRRSLERQLQRLLHQREQALRNAALAGGPADEPPQVWLAILDIDHFKRINDNYGHIYGDEVILLLAQQMRACFRRGDVLFRFGGEEFVILFGATGQATVHAALERFRRRIAEHVFPQVGSVTVSIGYAGVGRHDYPASALDRADKALYFAKQHGRNGTYGYENLSACGLLGRGMAAGSIDLF
- the ubiA gene encoding 4-hydroxybenzoate octaprenyltransferase, producing the protein MRPADSSTRAMRVLDWLLQKLPTRHREKARDYLVLTRMDRPIGALLLLWPTWWALWLAAGDFPPWKLLLVFTLGVFAMRAAGCAINDYADRKLDPLVARTAGRPIASGRVTPREALLVFAALLAFAFVLVLFTNRLTIQLSFAGAALAAIYPFTKRWTYLPQVVLGAAFGWSIPMAFAAVAGTVPPVGWLLFIGNILWSVIYDTEYAMVDRDDDLKAGAKSTAILFGDADVPILGMLMGTFLLAMLFVGQRAGLGWPYWLALLTAAGLFGYQLWLIRDRLRDACLAAFRHNNWLGLAVWIGIVLALALR
- a CDS encoding ComF family protein; its protein translation is MDALLTPWRRLRRFVLPLRCLLCGAPGADGVDLCASCAAELPRNRSCCARCALPLATPAALCGECQRRLPPWDAAWAPFRYGWPLDRLESRYKFGADLAAGRVLSMLWQREPCPIRLPQLLLSVPLHRSRLRRRGYNQALELARPLARAAGVPLCHDALLRRRSTAAQTELDAIARRRNVHGAFAVREGVALPAHVAILDDVMTTGATLAECARVLRRAGVQRVDVWALARAPSPRG
- the bioB gene encoding biotin synthase BioB, which encodes MADIAIRHDWSRAEVAALFALPFNELLHRAHTVHREHHDPNAVQVSTLLSIKTGGCPEDCAYCPQAARYDTGVAAQKLMDIDAVLERARAAKAAGASRFCMGAAWRGPKDRDIPKVAAIVRAVKELGLETCATLGLLGDGHAQALKDAGLDYYNHNIDTAPEFYGEIIHTREYRNRLETLEQVRDAGLKTCCGGIVGMGETREQRAGLLQALANLPEHPQSVPINRLVPVPGTPLGDAEPLDPFEFVRVIAVARILMPLSIVRLSAGRQQMDDAVQALCFFAGAGSIFYGEKLLTTGNPDVEADRALFRRLDLHPLEVVEQAGTAHADILESGTAGCGQGCGCSAAA